The genomic region CAAATCACCAATGACCAGCAGATAGCTGACCGCCGCCGCGATGCCGAGCACTTTCACCAACGGCCGCCATTGCTGCCAGTGTTCCTGCCAGGCCGATGACGGCGCATACTCACCCTGGCGCAGATTCAATGTCGTGCGCAGACGTTGCGCCAGGAAAGCGAGATCATGATCAATCTCCTCGCGTTCAGCGACAATGTCGTTGGCTTGCGTGCTGTCGGCCGAAAAGATTTTCAGCGGTGTTTCGCCGAGCAGCAGCGGTAGCAATGAAGATAATTCGGATAATGCCAACGCCTGTGCCTGACCATCCGGCAAACGCAGCAGTGCACGTTGCTCGCTGACCAGCAAATGAGCGCGATCGATCGTCGTTGGCAGACCGAGTGCATCGATGGTGACCTGAACCGGATTCAGGCCGGCTGACTGACACTGCTGCAGGCAATCGCGGAAATACTGTTCATCGACAGCAACAGTCAACACCTGATTTTGCTCAAACACCGGTTCGGCAACGATATGCAAATCATCGATGCTGCCAGCGACATGTTCTTCGAGCAGATAAGGCAGCACCTTGCTCAAGTGTTTTTGCTGTTTCTCCGGCACCGTTACTCGGGTGATCAGCGTGCGTTCAACCGGCAGCACCAGCACCAGCGATTTCTGTTGTGCGTGGCTGGCCAATTCCGTTAACTGTTCCGGCCATTGCAAACGACCGGAAGCGAGAATCTGATTGTCTGCCGCGAGTTCAACCCAGTCGGCAGGTTGCTCCACCAGATTCGGCAATCGTAAAAAAATGGTGCTGGTCATAACGCTTACTCTTCCGCAAAGGAGCGGCTCACGACTTTGAAGCTTTGGTTTTCTTCAGCCTTGAGCAGGGATTCTACACGGGCCCGGCCGCGGCCCACTACCGCCTCGGCCTTGACCAGGAAATACGCTGTGGTGAAGCTGATGCGGTCTTCACCAAGTGAGTTGGCTTTGGCATCGGTTGGCATACCCGGTGCCGTCCAGAATTCGGCTTCCGATTCAAAGCCGTCTTTCGGTCTTGATTCAAGCACTTGTCGTGCCGACTCCACCGATAAGTTGTCCACCATCGCGGCCAGAATCACCGCCCGTTCCGGTGGCAGGGTGTTCATGTTGATGCGACCGTATTCGACATCCGGCAGCGCACACAAAAACGGCCGCACAGCACGATACACATCGGCATCAAAACCTTTGATCGTGCGCAGTTCGGAAATGGCACCTAGCGGACCATTACCGACACGATACGGCAACTGCAATGCGGTGTACTGGTAATCCTCGGCACCATCATTGCCAAACGGTTCGTTGTCTTCATCAATCCAGTCGATCAACGTCGAACTCAGGGCTTCCGGTGTCACCTCGACATCGTCAAGCGTCTGTTCAAATATTTTGCTGAGCAATTGCGCGCCGGCCGGCATCGCATTCGGCGCCGCACCACCTTTGCCGCCTTGCGGGTCTTTGGGATTGCCTTGCTGATCGCGCTTCTTGAACAGCAAGCTGTTGACGTTAAAGCAGGTACTCATGTCGATGATTTCGCCACTGAGTTGACCGCCTTCGATCGGAAAAACGAATTTACCTTTGGCCCAGGCCTGACCGAGATGCACTTTATCCTTGTCTTCTTTCAACGCCTCCTTCAAATGCGAGGCGGCGAGGCTTTCAGCACCGAGCACATATTGCCAGGCCTGATCGCTGTGCTGCAGATTGGTGCTGCGCCGTTCGCTGAGCAGTAGTCGCGAGGAAATCTGGGTGGCAATCATCGCCACCAGCGCGACCACAATCAGCACCACAATCAGCACGACACCGCGTTGCCGTGAAGGCGGTTTACGGTAGCACACGGTGCACCTCGCCTATGCCTTCGACATCCAGTGTGACTTTGATCCCACGCGGCGTCTTGTTGCTGTCCTCGACATTCACGGAGCCACCGATCGGCCATTCTTTCGCCCACTGATCAGGCAAACCTTGTCCCGCGCTTTTCAGGAACTCGATTTTCATCGACAACACGCCATCGATCAGCACGCGGCGCACCGGCGTGCTGGTCTGGGCCTGATCAAGCAGCAGAAAGCTGTAGCGAATCAATTGCCCGTCTTCAAAGCGGTAAATGACATGCTCCAGCGTCGAGCGCGGGAGTTGGGCCGGGTTGCGCCAGCCACTGCGGGTGAACTCGATAAAGATTTCGTCTTTTTCCGAATCGCCGGCGCCGCGCACAATCGGCGTACGCTCCCCGTATTGATCGCGAGCGCGACGAAAGCTGAGCTGACGATAGTCCCGGCTCAGCATCGTGATCGCTTTCTGCAATTGAATGAAGCGCTCACCGCGGACACGCATGGTTTCCTGAGCATCTTGCGCTGCATCCAGCGTGCTGTAGGCGCCGACGCTGATCAATGCAAAGATCAACACGGCGACCAGCATTTCGATCAGCGTAAAGCCTTTCTGGGTGACGCGAATCATTAGTCGCGGTCCTTGTCTGGTGGAGGAACATCAGGTGGATCTTGTTCCCCTTCGTCCTCCGGGACCTCGACGTCTAAACCGCCACCTGGCGGTTTCACACTGGGATCATCAGCAAGCCTGCCATCGCTACTCAGATTGGTTTCGGCTGGGCCAAATAGCTCCGCTGGGCGTTCGCTGACAAAACCGGCCAGGCGCACCAATGGATCTTCATCGTCCTGTTCGGCGCGAATTTCGATTTCGATACGGCGCAGTTTTGGATCCGCGGTTTCTTCGACCTTGCGCTGCCAATACCAGATATGCCCGGTCATCTCGACATCGCCATTGCTTAAGCCCACGCTCGGCCACTGCGGCAGAAAGCGGGTTTCCGCCATGATGTTCTGCGCCATCCAGTGCGCCAACACTTTGCGCTCCATATGGCTTTGCGCATTCAGCGAACTGGCGATGCTGTTCATCATCGCTGCGGCGGTAATCGCAAAGATTGCCAAGGCGACCAGCACTTCGAGCAGCGTGAAACCTTTAGCTTGACGGGAGATCAGCATTCGGATCCTCCCAGGGCTGATTCAGGTCGTTGACGAAATCACCTGTCAACGGCCCTTCGAGTTTCAATTGGCCATCGAGCGAGCCGCGAATCCGGAAGAACATCGGCGGGTCGACCCGGTTGCCAATCGCCAATAAAAATGGATTGAATTCGCCGCTGCTCAGAATAAATACCTGGGGCAACACCGATTCCGGCTTTTCCTCATCGTTCTGTTCGTTGCTGGATTCGCCTCCGCCCTCGTCTTGATCTTTTTTCTTGCCGCCACCAAGGCTCAATAGTGAGCCCTCTTCGTCTTTGGCTTGTTCAACCTGACCTTTGTCATTGATGGTTGCTCCCGGCAATTTGCCGCTGCCCGGGAAGCCTTCGATCTCCAGATAAAATTCAAAGCCTTCCGGTAGCGTATGAGTTTGATAAGCTCGGTCATCGCTGATCAACTGCCAGCGATCGTCATCGTAGTGGACAAAGCGGTAGCGATCTTCGCTCACCTCTAGGCCCATCTCGACGCCGTATAACTGCGATTCTTCCAAGGCCAGGTTCAGCGTTGCCAACAGGCGTTCGGCTTCTTCTTTGGCGGTGTCGCGGCGGGTATCGCTGCCGTACATGACCATCGCCGCGGACAGAAAACCGATGATGATCAGCACGACCAGAATTTCAATCAGCGTAAAGCCGCGCGCAGAATGAACCTGCGCTTGCTCACGCCAACAAAAATACGGTTTGCCGATCATCATGATGCACGCGCTTAGCGCTCGTTCTCTAGCGACGTATCCCAGTTGCCAATGTCCTCGTTCGGACCTTCGCCGCCCATTTGGCCATCAGCGCCGAGCGAGAACACATCGAATTCGCCGTGCTCGCCAGGTGAAATATATTGGTATTCACGACCCCACGGATCTTTTTCCAGTTTGTTGATGTAGCCACCTTGCTTGTAGTTACGCGGCTCCGGATCGGAATTGGGTTTGCGCACCAACGCGGCCAATCCTTGTTCCGTTGTCGGGTAGGTAAAGTTATCCATCTTGTAGCGCTCCAGCGCTGTCGACAGCGTGGCGATATCAGCCTGTGCGCGCGTGATCGTGGCGCGATCGACATCGCCGCCGATATTGAGCATGACGGCGGTCGCCAGAATGCCGATGATCACCAGCACAACCATGATTTCCAGCAGCGTGAAGCCGCGAGCTAGGTGTTTGCGTTTCATTGCTTGTTCCTCAGTACTTAATCAAATATCAACGACCGATCATCTGGTTCAACTGGAAGATCGGCAACAAAATCGCCAGCACGATCAGCAGCACCAACACGCCCATCGTCAGAATTAATAGCGGTTCCAGCAGACCCAATGTCACGCCTACCGTCGTCTCGAATTCCCGTTCATGGTTTTCGGCGGCTTTGGCCAGCATGTTTTCCAGCTCGCCGGAGTTTTCACCGGAACCGATCATATGAATCAGCATCGGTGGGAATGCGTTGCTGCGTGAAAGCGCTGCGCGCAATGAGCTGCCTTCGCGCACCCGCAAGGCGGCTTCATCAATGACGCCTTTCAAATAGGTGTTGCCGATCACTTCGCTAGCGATGCGCATCCCTTCCAGCAACGGCACAGCACTGGCCGTCATGATGGCCAACGTGCGGGCAAAGCGGGCAGTGTTGACCGCGCGTGCCAGACGACCGACCAAAGGCCAGTACAATATCTGTTGATCGAAACGCATTTTGATCGCCGGATTGCGCATCAGCTGGTTAAACACCACCACGGCCAACGCGATCAGCGCCGCCAACGCCCACCACCAACTTTGCAAAAACTCGGAAATACTGATCATGACCCGGGTCAGCAGTGGCAGTTCCTGAGCGACGTTTTCAAATTGGGCCACGACTTTCGGTACCACGAATGTCAACAAGCCAACCACCACAGCAACGGCAACGCAAACCAGAATGGTTGGGTAAACCATCGCCAGACTGACTTTCTGGCGCAGGTGTTGACGCTTCTCGGTGTAATCGGCCAAACGCTCCAACACTTCATCAAGATGCCCGGATTTTTCGCCGGCATCGACCATCGAACAGAACAGCGTGTCGAACACATCGGGGAACAGTTTCAAACCATCGGCCAGTGAATGTCCTTCAGTAACACGCGCGCGAATCGCCAACATCATCGATTTTTGATTGGGTTTTTCGCATTGATCAGCGACCGCTTTCAGCGCTTCTTCAATTGGCAGCGCGGCGCGAATCAGGGTTGAAAGCTGACGAGTAATCAACGCCAGATCAGCGGCGTTGATGCGCACCCGGCGCGGTGCTTTTTGTTTGCTGCGCTTGTCAACGCGACCGGTGGCTTGTGCAACCTCGTTGACTTCCAGCGGCGTCAAACCCTTGTCGCGTAATTGCGAACGGATCTGCCGGGCAGTATCGGCCTCCAGAATGCCTTTCTTCTGGCGACCGTCGACGTCAAGTGCAATAAATTCAAACGCCGGCATGACTTAATGTCCTGCTATGCGATGAAAGAAATGGAATCGGAGAAGAATCATGCTCAATCCTCCCGCGTTACCCGCAACACTTCTTCCACCGAAGTGACACCGGCCAGTACCTGGGCGCGACCATCATCACGAATCGATGGAGAATACTTACGCGCGTGTTTCTCGATTTCCTGCTCGCTGGCGTTGTTGTGAATCATCGTACGCATCGATTCATCGACCAGCAGCAATTCGAAAATCCCTTGCCGGCCGCGATAACCACCATAGCGGCATTGCTGGCAGCCGACCGGGTGATAAATGATCGGTGGATTGGCTTTATCCAACCCCATCAGCTCGCATTCTTTTTCGTTGGCGGTTTCTGCGCGCTTGCAGTCATCGCACAAACGACGCACCAGACGCTGGGCCAGTACGCCAAGCAATGATGACGACAACAGGAAAGGTTCGACGCCCATATCCGCCAGACGGGTGACAGCACCAACGGCGCTGTTGGTGTGCAGTGTCGATAACACCAAGTGACCGGTCAACGACGCCTGCACGGCAATTTGCGCCGTTTCCAAATCGCGAATCTCACCGACCATGACCACGTCCGGATCCTGACGCAGAATGGCGCGCAGGCCGCGGGCAAAAGTCATGTCGACTTTGGTGTTGACTTGGGTCTGGCCAATGCCATCGAGCAGGTATTCAACTGGATCTTCAACGGTCAGAATATTGCGCACGGCGTTGTTCAGCAGTGTCAGGCCGGCGTAAAGCGTTGTTGTTTTACCGGAACCGGTCGGGCCGGTGACCAGTAGAATGCCGTGCGGTTTGTGCAGCAGATCGCTCAACTGGTCCTGCAGCTTCTGGCGCATGCCGAGATGGGAAAAATCCAGGCGTCCGGCTTGCTTGTCGAGCAAACGCAGTACCACGCGTTCACCATGCGAAGACGGCAACGTCGATACCCGCACATCGACCGCGCGACCGCCAAGCTTCAGCGCGATACGGCCGTCCTGTGGAATGCGCTTTTCGGCGATATCGAGTTTCGCCATGACCTTGATACGCGATACCAATAGCGGTGCAATCCGTCTGTCCGGTTGCAGCACTTCGCGCAGCACGCCGTCGACGCGAAAGCGCACGATCAAATTCTTCTCGAAGGTTTCGATATGGATATCGGAAGCATGTTCCTTGATGGCTTCCGATAACAACGCGTTGATCAGTTTGATGATTGGCGCATCGTCTTCAGCATCGAGCAGATCTTCGGTCTGCGGCATTTCCTCGGCGAGCCTGAACAGATCCAGATCTTCGCCGATATCTTCCATCGCCTGTGCCGCGCCACCGGATTCGGTCTGATAGGTGCGCGCCAGCGCGCCTTCGAATTCTTCCGGTGACACCACGGAAAACTTCGCGTTCTGAGCAACATAGCGGCGCGCTTCAGCGAGCGCCACCGGCGCAACACCGGGCTTGACCAACACCTGGGCAACACCATCCTGCTCGCCGGCTATAACGACGCCATGGCGACGGGCGAATCCAAACGGTAAACGCGCCAGACTCATGGTTATTGGCCTTCCTGCTGCGCAGGATTTTCTTGCTCAGTTGAGTCCTCTGTTGGCGTTACTACTTCGCTTGCCGAGTCCTGCTGGTAGCGACTCTCGTCACTACGTCCATTTTCGTTAATTGGGCGCTCTTGCCATTCCGGCAACATTGGCGTATCTGTGCTTGGCATCAGGTTGATGCCTTTCTCTTGCTCAACCTTCTGCATCTCACGCAGTGCGTCATACTTCCGCGCAGACAATTGGCTGGACGAGCTCGCATCGCGAATAATCGTCGGTCGGATAAATACCATTAGATTGCGTTTAATCTTGGTTGATTTTTGCGATTTGAATAAATGACCAAGAATAGGAATGTCGCCAAGCAATGGAACCTTCTGCACGCTTTCCTGTACGTCTTCATCAACCAAACCGCCAAGCACAATGGTGTCACCGTCTTCAACCAACACACTGTTTTTGATCGCGCGCTTGTTGGTGACGATATCAACGCCAGTGTTTCCTGCGATGCTTGAGACTTCTTGCTCGATACTAAGGCGAACCGCATTACCCTCGTTTACTTGGGGTTTGATTTTCAGCTTGATACCAATTTCTTTTCGCTCTACCTGATTGAAAGGATTGGTATTGTTGCTGCCCAACGTCGAACCGGTAATAAATGGAACCTCCTGACCAGCCAGAAACTCGGCTTCTTCGTTGTCAAGCGTTGTCACTGATGGCATCGAAAGGATATTTGAGTCCGTTGTTGAACCCAATGCTTTGATAAACGCCGCAAACGAAAATCCATCATCACGGATTCGCCCCAAACCAAACGTAATTCCAGACAAATTTCCCAGCAACTGATTGACTGCGTCGCTCGTTCCGTCCTCACCATCTAGCTGCCTAGCCGCGGCAGCAATTTGGAAAATACCCGGACCGGTGTTGGTAAAATTTGTACCGCCCCCCGGCACCTCAGGATTGTCGCCACGCTCGGCAAAAAGCCATTGCACGCCGAGTTCACGCGCCAGATTGTCGGAGATTTCAACAATCATCGCTTCAACATGTACTTGTGCGCGACGAATATCGAGCTGGCGAATAATTGCTTCCAGGGAACGCATCATGTCGGGTGACGCAGAAATAACCAGTGCATTGGTTTCTTCATGTGCATCAATACTAAAATTCCCCCCGGTGCGGGAACGTGCTGCAGCGGTATCGGCTTTTTTACCTTCTTCGGCCTTCTCCAGTTGCTGCGACACACCGGTCAGCACTTTCACCAGATCTTCGGCTTTCGCATAATGCAGATAAATCACCTTGGTATTACCGCCGCTCGATACTGGTTGGTCGAGCTGGGCGATCATGCCGCGCAGACGAATCCTTGCTTTGCCTTCGGCCGCGAGCAGAATGCTGTTGGTGCGGACATCGGCCGTGTAGCGCGGCCGGTTCATTGGGTCTTCGCCTTTGTTGCCCTGGCGATCGAGATTTTCCAGAATGCGCACGACTTCGTCGGCCGACGCATGTTTCAGCGCAATGACTTCGATTTCTTCTTCCGAGGCTTTATCAATCTGGCGAACGATTTCAACGATGCGATTCAGGTTGGCCGCCGTGTCGACAATGACCAGCACGTTGGTACGGGCATACGGAGCAAAGTGACCTGATTGCGGCACCAATGCACGTAGCACCGGCACCAATTGGTTGGCGTCAACGTATTCAACTTTGATCACGCGCGTGACCAATTCATCACCGGTAAAGCGGCGACCGCCTTCGGCGTAGACCGGCACATTTTCCTGACGCGCGCCTTGTTCCTGCATGATCTTGACGACGCCATTGGTTTCGACGGCAGCGAAACCATAGACTTTCAGAATCGTCAAAAAGGTATCATAAATTTCTTTTTCATCCATCATGTGCTGCGACAGGATGGTGATGCGCTGGCCCTGCACGCGCGGGTCGAGCACGAACGTTTTGCCAGTCAGTTTCGACACCTGTTCGATCACGACGCGGATGTCAGCGTCTTTCAGGTTGAGTACCGCTTGGCCGGCAAACAGCGTCGGCGAAAAAGCGAGGCTGGCGAGAACACCGGCCAGCAGAGTGCGTTGCAAAGTTTTCATGGCGTCGTAATCATTCTTCGCTGGGGTTGGGCTGCAAATTCAGCAACAGGTTGACGTCCTGGTCACCGCGTCGCAGCGTAATGGTTAATTCGGTGGCGCTGTTCAAATCGTTCATCATCGCAAACGCCTGGGTCGGGTCATTCAATTGCACGCCGTTAATCGCCGTGACGACATCGTTGGCCTGCAAACCAAAGCGCGCGAACAGCTTGCGGTCACGGCCAGGACCAACGCGGTAGCCCTGCATCTGACCATCGACATAAAGCGGTTGCACGCTCAGCACGTCGGTCAATGAAGCCGGATCGGTATTGAGCTTGCCGCGAATGTCCTGCAGCGCAGCGCTGACCTGCGGGTCGTAGCGCTTGTCCAATGTTTGCTGACCACTCGGTGGTGGTTTCGGCACATCGTTCTGGATTTGCATCATGCTGGCTAGCTGGCCGGTCAGATCTTCCATGCGCAGGGTTTCCAGCCGACCGCTGCGATCAATAATGATGCGATCAGCGAACACCTCTTTTAAAGTGCCGTAGCCACCGGGAATCGGTTCGTCGACAAACACAACAGCTTGCTGGCCACTGTTCTGGGAAACAATGGCGCTGGCTTTTTTCGGTGTTTCAGCAGCGTAGACGCCGAGCAACTTCAGCGGCACTGTGGTTTCAGGCGCATCTTCGACTTTTTGTTCTTGCACCACCTGGGTGACCGAGCCGAACAGCTCGGCGCGTAGCAGCGCTTCAATATCAACGGTTTGCTGGCGGCTGCTGACGGCGACGACCGGTGGCGGTGGTGGCGGCTGCCAGAACAGCGTCTGTTCTACGCGCCAGAATGCCTTGGCCAGCAACCACAGCAGCCACAGGCCGACCAGCAGATAAACCAGGCGGCGCCAGAGCGAAACCGGGACAGCCGCCAATCGTTGGCGCAACGGAGTTAAGGCATTCAACGCAGACACCGAGGTACAATCCTTTAACCTAAAAACCGCAGTTGGGCCGCAGCGCAGAGTGCATGCCGGTGAAGGCGAGACAAGGCGCACACCGGAGCGAGGGTCATTCTCCTCGCGAGGATGGGCAACGCGGTATCGCCGAGTCGGGGTGCGCTATGCGCTGCGGAGCGAATTACCCAATGAGTGAACCCTGAAATGAGCAAAAATCTTTTCATGTTTATAACTTTACCTATTCATTTGAAGCGGCCAACTGTGGCTTTTAGGTTTATGAATTTTGCTGCGAACGGGGCTTCCCACAAAGACCGGCAAGCATAACAACTGGCTCCTTTGGCGACCAGCGCCTGGACGTATCGTTATGTACAGGGTTTCATGTTTGTGGGCCGCGTCCCACCCGGCTGCGACAGCGGCGGCGAAAACCGCGATAGACAGCGCCGACGACGGCGACTCAATCGGCAAAAATCAAGCGAACAGACCATTAGATGACTTCAAGCAGTGACAGCGTGCGGCTGGACAGGTGGCTATGGGCCGCGCGCTTTTTCAAAACCCGCAGCCTGGCCCAGCAGGCGGTGACTGGCGGCAAGGTCCATCTTGATGGCCAGCGGGTCAAGGCCGGCCATACGCTGCGGGTAGGCGCCAGACTGCAGATCCGGCGTGGCTTCGAGCAGTTTGAAGTGGTGGTCCTGGCTTTGAGTGAAACCCGCAGCTCGGCCAGTGTCGCCCAGACGCTTTATCAGGAAACCGAAGCCAGTCGCCGGCAGCGCGAACACGAAGCTGAACTGCGCAAGACCAATGCCGCGGCAATGCCCTACAGCGACGGCAAGCCCGACAAGCGCCAGCGCCGGCAGTTACAGCAGTTTCGGCAGCATCAATCCGATCACGAATAACCAACCCAGATAACGAGGAAAGCCAAAGATGTGGGATCAGCTCCACCGTTTTGTTTTTGATGGCCTTTCGGTGCGCGGCGTGTTCGTCCGGCTCGACGCCAGCCTGGCCCGCAACCTGCGCTCGCACCCGTACCCGCCGCCGCTGCAACGGCTGATTGCCGAGGCGACAACAGCGGTCGGTCTGTTGGCGACGACGGTGAAAATCAAAGGGCGCATCAGCCTGCAATTCCAGAGCGACGGCCCGGTCAAGCTGCTGCTGGCCGAAAGCACCGATGAGCTGGGCCTGCGCAGCGTCGGCCAGTGGCAGGGCGATATTCCAGAAGGCGATTTCTCGGCGCTGATGGCCGGCGGCCGGATGGCGCTGAGCCTGCTGCCGGAACAAGGTCAGCAGTACCAGGGCGTGGTGCCACTCGACGGCGAAACGCTGGCCGACTGCCTGGAGCACTACTTCCAGCAATCGGAGCAACTGGCAACCCGGATACTGCTGTTCAACGAGGGCGAGCGCAGCGCCGGCCTGATGATTCAGGCGATGCCGGGTTTGCAGCAGCATGAGGATTTCCACCGTATCGCGCTGCTGGCGGAAACCTTGAAAACCGAGGAGGCGATGAATTTACCGGTCGAAACCGTATTGCACCGGCTCTATCACGAGGAACAGGTGCGACTGTTCCCGAGTCAGGCCGTACGATTCCATTGCCGCTGCTCGCGCGAGCGCTGCCGCGACAGCTTGCTGACGCTGCCAGTTGGTGATTTGCAGGAAATGCGTGCTGAAGAAGGCGAAACGACGATTCAGTGCGATTTCTGCGGCGAGCGCTATCACTTCGATGATCAGGCGCTCGAGCAATTGATTCAGGAAAAGCAGCAACAAGCCCATTAGGAATATCCCCAACAATTGTTATCGATTAATTTGCAGCCAGCCGATCCGTGACCTTTACTTGTGGCATGTGCCGGGAATGGGGACCCGATTCCAATCATGTCCATACGCTTGCTGGTGTGCGATGACTCCGGTTTTGCACGCAAACAGCTGATCAAGGCCTTGCCGCCGGACTGGAACTTCCAGATCTCCCAGGCGGCCAACGGCCTGGAAGGGCTGGAAGTCATTCGCAAGGGCCACGGCGATGTCGTGCTGCTCGACCTGACGATGCCGGAAATGGACGGCTACGGCGTGCTGCAAGCCATTCGCGATGAAGGCTTGCAAGCCCGGGTTGTCGTCGTCTCCGGCGATGTGCAGGAGCAAGCCGTTCAGCGCGTGCTGGGGTTAGGCGCGCTGGCGTTTCTGCAAAAACCCGTTGACCCCCTCGATTTGCGCAAAACGCTGCGCGAACACGGCTTATATAAACCCGCGGTTGCCAAACCGGCCGCGACACCAGCAGCCGAGCCGGCAACGCAAGCATCAGTCGCGATTCCTGTCGCCGAAGCCCCGAATGCCGAGCAAGTCAGTGCGCTACAAGATCTGAGCAAAATCGGCTTTCGCGACACCTTTCGGGAAATCACCAACGTCGCGATGGGCCGGGCCGGCGCCTTGCTGGCGCGGGTGCTGAATGTCTTCGTCAAACTGCCGATCCCGAACGTCAATATTTTCGAAGTCGGCGAGCTGTCGATGGCGCTGGCCGATGCCCAGCGTGGTGGCGCCGTGTCGGCCGTTTGTCAGGGCTATATTTCCGGCGGCATTGCCGGTGAAGCGCTGCTGATCTTTCATGACTCGAGTTTTCGCGATATCGCCAAGCTGATGCAGCACGAAGGCGAAGTGGACAACAATACCCAACTCGAACTGCTGATGGATCTGTCGTCGCTACTGATCGGCGCCTGCTTGAATGGCTTTGCCGAGCAACTCGATATCCGCTTCTCGCAAGGCCACCCGATTATTCTGGGTCAGCATTGCAATTTCGACGATCTATTGCGGGTCAACCAAACCCGCTGGAAAAAAACGCTGGCCGTAGAGCTCAGCTACAGCATTGAACACCACAGC from Permianibacter aggregans harbors:
- the gspD gene encoding type II secretion system secretin GspD, whose translation is MKTLQRTLLAGVLASLAFSPTLFAGQAVLNLKDADIRVVIEQVSKLTGKTFVLDPRVQGQRITILSQHMMDEKEIYDTFLTILKVYGFAAVETNGVVKIMQEQGARQENVPVYAEGGRRFTGDELVTRVIKVEYVDANQLVPVLRALVPQSGHFAPYARTNVLVIVDTAANLNRIVEIVRQIDKASEEEIEVIALKHASADEVVRILENLDRQGNKGEDPMNRPRYTADVRTNSILLAAEGKARIRLRGMIAQLDQPVSSGGNTKVIYLHYAKAEDLVKVLTGVSQQLEKAEEGKKADTAAARSRTGGNFSIDAHEETNALVISASPDMMRSLEAIIRQLDIRRAQVHVEAMIVEISDNLARELGVQWLFAERGDNPEVPGGGTNFTNTGPGIFQIAAAARQLDGEDGTSDAVNQLLGNLSGITFGLGRIRDDGFSFAAFIKALGSTTDSNILSMPSVTTLDNEEAEFLAGQEVPFITGSTLGSNNTNPFNQVERKEIGIKLKIKPQVNEGNAVRLSIEQEVSSIAGNTGVDIVTNKRAIKNSVLVEDGDTIVLGGLVDEDVQESVQKVPLLGDIPILGHLFKSQKSTKIKRNLMVFIRPTIIRDASSSSQLSARKYDALREMQKVEQEKGINLMPSTDTPMLPEWQERPINENGRSDESRYQQDSASEVVTPTEDSTEQENPAQQEGQ
- the gspC gene encoding type II secretion system protein GspC — translated: MSALNALTPLRQRLAAVPVSLWRRLVYLLVGLWLLWLLAKAFWRVEQTLFWQPPPPPPVVAVSSRQQTVDIEALLRAELFGSVTQVVQEQKVEDAPETTVPLKLLGVYAAETPKKASAIVSQNSGQQAVVFVDEPIPGGYGTLKEVFADRIIIDRSGRLETLRMEDLTGQLASMMQIQNDVPKPPPSGQQTLDKRYDPQVSAALQDIRGKLNTDPASLTDVLSVQPLYVDGQMQGYRVGPGRDRKLFARFGLQANDVVTAINGVQLNDPTQAFAMMNDLNSATELTITLRRGDQDVNLLLNLQPNPSEE
- a CDS encoding RNA-binding S4 domain-containing protein — its product is MTSSSDSVRLDRWLWAARFFKTRSLAQQAVTGGKVHLDGQRVKAGHTLRVGARLQIRRGFEQFEVVVLALSETRSSASVAQTLYQETEASRRQREHEAELRKTNAAAMPYSDGKPDKRQRRQLQQFRQHQSDHE
- the hslO gene encoding Hsp33 family molecular chaperone HslO, whose amino-acid sequence is MWDQLHRFVFDGLSVRGVFVRLDASLARNLRSHPYPPPLQRLIAEATTAVGLLATTVKIKGRISLQFQSDGPVKLLLAESTDELGLRSVGQWQGDIPEGDFSALMAGGRMALSLLPEQGQQYQGVVPLDGETLADCLEHYFQQSEQLATRILLFNEGERSAGLMIQAMPGLQQHEDFHRIALLAETLKTEEAMNLPVETVLHRLYHEEQVRLFPSQAVRFHCRCSRERCRDSLLTLPVGDLQEMRAEEGETTIQCDFCGERYHFDDQALEQLIQEKQQQAH
- a CDS encoding response regulator; protein product: MMSIRLLVCDDSGFARKQLIKALPPDWNFQISQAANGLEGLEVIRKGHGDVVLLDLTMPEMDGYGVLQAIRDEGLQARVVVVSGDVQEQAVQRVLGLGALAFLQKPVDPLDLRKTLREHGLYKPAVAKPAATPAAEPATQASVAIPVAEAPNAEQVSALQDLSKIGFRDTFREITNVAMGRAGALLARVLNVFVKLPIPNVNIFEVGELSMALADAQRGGAVSAVCQGYISGGIAGEALLIFHDSSFRDIAKLMQHEGEVDNNTQLELLMDLSSLLIGACLNGFAEQLDIRFSQGHPIILGQHCNFDDLLRVNQTRWKKTLAVELSYSIEHHSVNFDLLFLFTEDSVPRLQHKIQYLME